In Mucilaginibacter sp. KACC 22063, the genomic stretch CCTCTGCCAATAACGGTATGGATAAGCGGGTTGTCTGAATCTTTGTCGATCTTTTTACGCAACTGGTAAAGATGTACCTCGATTACATTGCTTCCAGGATCGAAATTTATGTCCCATACTTTTTCCAGTATCTGCGTTTTGGTAACTACACGGTTAGCGTTGTTCAATAGAAATTCTAACAAAGCAAATTCGCGGTTACTTAAGGCAATCGCTTTGCCCGCACGGGTAACTTCGCGGGTGTACAGGTCCATTTCCAGATCTTCAAACCTTAGTTTGGCAGTTTGCTGCCCGCTGTTGCGCCTTTGTACGGTACGTACCCGCGCCAGTAATTCGTCCAGTTCAAATGGTTTACGGAGGTAGTCTATCGCACCAAGATCAAGGCCTTTAATCACGTTTTCCGTATCGCTCAACGCACTAAGGATAATTACCGGTACCTGCTTGCCAAAGCTTTGCAGGTTTTTCAGCACGTCAAAGCCGTTCATGCCGGGCAGCATCAGGTCTAACAACACCAGGTCATAACTATTTACCATTAATGCTTCCAGCCCGCTTGCGCCATCAGTAATATGGTCGCAGACATGGCCGTTTTGCGTTAGGCCTGCACAAATAAAACTTCCAAGTTTCGGCTCATCTTCTATCACCAGTATCTTCATCGTATCATAAAAGTTTTATTATCAATAGTAATGCTAATGACGATATACACCTGGTCGTGGTGAATATTTACAAAGCCTTGGTCGTCGCCGCGCTTTACCGCAAGCAACTTAAAGTTATGTCCGGTTTTAATTAGCGATTGTATATCCTCCACCTGTTCGGGTTTAAAGTGGAACAATTTCCCCGGAGATTGTAATGCAGCTACACCGCCATAGCCATCGGTA encodes the following:
- a CDS encoding response regulator transcription factor, whose protein sequence is MKILVIEDEPKLGSFICAGLTQNGHVCDHITDGASGLEALMVNSYDLVLLDLMLPGMNGFDVLKNLQSFGKQVPVIILSALSDTENVIKGLDLGAIDYLRKPFELDELLARVRTVQRRNSGQQTAKLRFEDLEMDLYTREVTRAGKAIALSNREFALLEFLLNNANRVVTKTQILEKVWDINFDPGSNVIEVHLYQLRKKIDKDSDNPLIHTVIGRGYTVKGQLH